The following are encoded in a window of Arvicanthis niloticus isolate mArvNil1 chromosome 1, mArvNil1.pat.X, whole genome shotgun sequence genomic DNA:
- the Nr2f2 gene encoding COUP transcription factor 2 isoform X2 → MQAVWDLEQGKYGFAVQRGRMPPTQPTHGQFALTNGDPLNCHSYLSGYISLLLRAEPYPTSRFGSQCMQPNNIMGIENICELAARMLFSAVEWARNIPFFPDLQITDQVALLRLTWSELFVLNAAQCSMPLHVAPLLAAAGLHASPMSADRVVAFMDHIRIFQEQVEKLKALHVDSAEYSCLKAIVLFTSDACGLSDVAHVESLQEKSQCALEEYVRSQYPNQPTRFGKLLLRLPSLRTVSSSVIEQLFFVRLVGKTPIETLIRDMLLSGSSFNWPYMAIQ, encoded by the exons CTGTACAGAGGGGCAGGATGCCGCCCACCCAGCCTACCCACGGGCAGTTTGCGCTGACCAACGGGGACCCCCTCAACTGCCACTCGTACCTGTCCGGATATATTTCCCTGCTGCTGCGCGCGGAGCCCTACCCCACGTCGCGCTTCGGCAGTCAGTGCATGCAGCCTAACAACATCATGGGCATCGAGAACATTTGCGAACTGGCCGCACGGATGCTCTTCAGCGCCGTTGAGTGGGCCCGGAACATCCCCTTCTTCCCTGACCTGCAGATCACGGACCAGGTGGCCCTCCTTCGCCTCACCTGGAGCGAGCTGTTCGTGTTGAATGCGGCACAGTGCTCCATGCCCCTCCATGTCGCCCCGCTCCTTGCCGCTGCTGGCCTGCACGCTTCACCCATGTCAGCCGACCGGGTGGTCGCCTTTATGGACCACATACGGATCTTCCAAGAGCAAGTGGAGAAGCTCAAGGCACTGCACGTCGACTCCGCCGAGTACAGCTGCCTCAAGGCCATAGTCCTGTTCACCTCAG ATGCCTGTGGTCTGTCTGATGTAGCCCATGTGGAAAGCTTGCAGGAAAAATCCCAGTGTGCTTTGGAAGAGTACGTTAGGAGCCAGTACCCCAACCAGCCAACACGGTTCGGAAAGCTTTTGCTTCGTCTCCCTTCCCTTCGCACGGTCTCCTCCTCAGTCATAGAGCAATTGTTTTTCGTCCGTTTGGTAGGTAAAACCCCCATCGAAACCCTCATCCGGGATATGTTACTGTCCGGCAGCAGTTTTAACTGGCCATATATGgcaattcaataa
- the Nr2f2 gene encoding COUP transcription factor 2 isoform X3 codes for MPPTQPTHGQFALTNGDPLNCHSYLSGYISLLLRAEPYPTSRFGSQCMQPNNIMGIENICELAARMLFSAVEWARNIPFFPDLQITDQVALLRLTWSELFVLNAAQCSMPLHVAPLLAAAGLHASPMSADRVVAFMDHIRIFQEQVEKLKALHVDSAEYSCLKAIVLFTSDACGLSDVAHVESLQEKSQCALEEYVRSQYPNQPTRFGKLLLRLPSLRTVSSSVIEQLFFVRLVGKTPIETLIRDMLLSGSSFNWPYMAIQ; via the exons ATGCCGCCCACCCAGCCTACCCACGGGCAGTTTGCGCTGACCAACGGGGACCCCCTCAACTGCCACTCGTACCTGTCCGGATATATTTCCCTGCTGCTGCGCGCGGAGCCCTACCCCACGTCGCGCTTCGGCAGTCAGTGCATGCAGCCTAACAACATCATGGGCATCGAGAACATTTGCGAACTGGCCGCACGGATGCTCTTCAGCGCCGTTGAGTGGGCCCGGAACATCCCCTTCTTCCCTGACCTGCAGATCACGGACCAGGTGGCCCTCCTTCGCCTCACCTGGAGCGAGCTGTTCGTGTTGAATGCGGCACAGTGCTCCATGCCCCTCCATGTCGCCCCGCTCCTTGCCGCTGCTGGCCTGCACGCTTCACCCATGTCAGCCGACCGGGTGGTCGCCTTTATGGACCACATACGGATCTTCCAAGAGCAAGTGGAGAAGCTCAAGGCACTGCACGTCGACTCCGCCGAGTACAGCTGCCTCAAGGCCATAGTCCTGTTCACCTCAG ATGCCTGTGGTCTGTCTGATGTAGCCCATGTGGAAAGCTTGCAGGAAAAATCCCAGTGTGCTTTGGAAGAGTACGTTAGGAGCCAGTACCCCAACCAGCCAACACGGTTCGGAAAGCTTTTGCTTCGTCTCCCTTCCCTTCGCACGGTCTCCTCCTCAGTCATAGAGCAATTGTTTTTCGTCCGTTTGGTAGGTAAAACCCCCATCGAAACCCTCATCCGGGATATGTTACTGTCCGGCAGCAGTTTTAACTGGCCATATATGgcaattcaataa